CCTGTCGCAGATGGGCGACCTGCTCGTCGGCGAGGCGGTCCCAGCCGGGGTACACGGCCCGGGCCCGCTCGTCGGTGAACAGGTACCGCATCAGGTTGGGTGCGCTGCCGTCGAGCAGGCCGAGCGGGCGGGCGATCCGCTCATAGCCCGAGGTGTGGGCGACGATGTCGCCGACCCAGTTGAGCAGGACGGCCGGTGTCGGCTCCAGGCGGTCGAGCAGGGCCCGCACGGTGGGACGGACCGTGCGGGCGGGTGGTGCCGCCGAGGTGCAGAGCACCCGGTCGACGCCGGCCTCCTTGGCGAGGCGGCGCAGGAGGATCCGGTCCGGTACGCGCAGGCTCAGCGCGTCTCCCAGGGCTCCGAGCACCTGGGGTGAGGGGTTGCGGTCGCGCCCCTGTTCCAGGCGGGTGATGTACTCGACGCTGACGCCGGCCAGCGTGGCCAGCTCGGCACGCCGCAGTCCTGGTGTGCGACGCCGAGGCCCTGTGGGCAGGCCGACCTCGGCCGGCGTGACGGCTTCGCGGCGGGTGCGCAGGAAGGTACCCAACTCGTTGTCGCTCACCCACCGAACGTACAACGGTGCGGCCCCGGGAGGGTGGCCCTCTCACTACCACCATCGGCCCGGCCTCCCTCCCGTCCGCCGGTGCGCGGAGGGTGGGGGCATGACTCAGGACAACGCCTCGCGCACGCCGACCGCCACGACCCTGCCGCTGTCTTCCGGCGACTGGGAGCTCGACCCGCTGCACTCGGCGGTCAACTTCACCATCCGTCACCTCGGCATCGCCAAGGTGCGCGGCCGCTTCACGAAGATCGAGGCCGAGCTGTACGTCGGTGAGACGGCCGACGACGTGCGGGTGAGCGCCGAGATCGCTCTGACCTCCATCGACACGGGCAACCCCGACCGGGACGCGCACACCCGCTCGGCGGACCTGCTCGATGTGGAGAAGCGTCCGACGATGGCCTTCCACTCGACACGTGTCTCGGGCCAGGGCGAGGACTGGACGATGGAAGGGGACCTGACCATCGGGGACGTGACTCGCCCGCTGACGCTCGCCGTCGACTTCGGCGGGGTGGTGGACTCCCCGGTGGATCAGAGGAGGCACGCCGGTTTCGAGGCGACGGGAGAGATCCGGCGCAGCGACTTCGGGCTGGACTTCGGAGCCGGGTTTCTCGGTGATGTTGTCAAGGTTCAGCTGGACATGCAGTTCGTGGAGCCGGGCGAACCGCAGGGCCAGGGTGGCTGATGGTGGAACGAGCGGCGCCCCGCGGGAAGTTCCCGCGGGGCGCCGCTTTTTGATGACTTGTCAGGCCTTGGGGGCCCGGGTCGTCTTCTTCGCGGGAGCCGCCTTCTTCGTGGCTCCCGCGGCCTTCTTGGTCGCGACGCTGTTGGCGACAGTCGTCGCCTTGGCGGTCGCGGTCTTGGCGGTCGCGGTCTTGCGCGCCGTCGTCTTCGCCGCGACCGTCTTCTTCGCCGCCGCCTTGCGCGGGGCCTTCACCGGAGCCGCGTCGCTGATCCGGTCGGCGCCGAGAACCTCCCGCAGGAACTTGCCGGTGTGGCTGGTCGACACTCCGGCGATCTCCTCCGGCGTGCCCTCGGCGATGACGAGGCCACCGCCGGCGCCGCCCTCGGGACCCATGTCGACGACCCAGTCGGCGGTCTTGATCACGTCGAGGTTGTGCTCGATGACGATGACCGTGTTGCCCTTGTCGACCAGGCCGGCGAGCACCTTCAGGAGCTTGCTGATGTCCTCGAAGTGCAGGCCCGTCGTCGGCTCGTCCAGGACGTAGACCGTGCGGCCGGTGGAGCGGCGCTGGAGCTCGCTGGCGAGCTTCACACGCTGGGCCTCACCGCCGGACAGGGTGGTCGCGGACTGGCCGAGCCGGACGTAGCCGAGGCCGACGTCCTTCAGGGTGTTGAGGTGCCGGGCGATCGCGGGGACGGCCTCGAAGAACTCCGTCGCCTCCTCGATCGGCATGTTCAGGACGTCGGCGATGGACTTGCCCTTGTAGTGGACCTCCAGGGTCTCCCGGTTGTAGCGGGCGCCGTGGCAGACCTCGCACGGGACGTAGACGTCCGGGAGGAAGTTCATCTCGATCTTGATCGTGCCGTCGCCCGCGCAGTTCTCGCAGCGGCCGCCCTTGACGTTGAAGGAGAAGCGGCCGGGCAGATAGCCGCGGACCTTCGCCTCGGTGGTCTCCGCGAACAGCTTGCGGACGTGGTCGAAGACACCGGTGTACGTGGCCGGGTTGGACCGCGGGGTGCGGCCGATCGGCGACTGGTCGACGTGCACGACCTTGTCGACGAGGTCGTCACCGTCCACGCGCGTGTGCCGCCCCGGCACGCTCCTCGCGCCGTTCAGTTCGCGGGCCAGGTGCGTGTACAGGATGTCGTTGACCAGCGTCGACTTGCCGGAGCCGGACACGCCGGTGACCGCGGTGAACACGCCCAGCGGGAAGGACACGTCGATGTCCTGGAGGTTGTTCTCGCGGGCGCCGTGGACGGTGAGCCTGCGGGACGGGTCCTGCGGGCGCCGGATGTCGGGCACCGGGATGGCCTTCTTGCCGGACAGGTACTGACCGGTCTGCGACTCCGGGTTGGCGAGCAGTTCCTTCAGGCCGCCGCTGTGCACGACCTTGCCGCCGTGCTCGCCGGCGCCGGGACCGATGTCGACGATCCAGTCGGCGACCTTGATGGTGTCCTCGTCGTGCTCGACGACGATCAGCGTGTTGCCCATGTCCCGCAGCCGGACCAGGGTCTCGATCAGCCGGTGGTTGTCGCGCTGGTGCAGGCCGATGGACGGCTCGTCGAGGACGTACAGGACGCCGACGAGGCCGGAGCCGATCTGGGTGGCCAGGCGGATGCGCTGGGCCTCGCCGCCGGAGAGCGTGCCGGCCGCGCGGTTGAGCGAG
The sequence above is a segment of the Streptomyces asoensis genome. Coding sequences within it:
- a CDS encoding helix-turn-helix domain-containing protein; amino-acid sequence: MSDNELGTFLRTRREAVTPAEVGLPTGPRRRTPGLRRAELATLAGVSVEYITRLEQGRDRNPSPQVLGALGDALSLRVPDRILLRRLAKEAGVDRVLCTSAAPPARTVRPTVRALLDRLEPTPAVLLNWVGDIVAHTSGYERIARPLGLLDGSAPNLMRYLFTDERARAVYPGWDRLADEQVAHLRQEASLHDPSVAALADELTVTAGAPFTERLAAVPAMPARFGTDTVDHPEAGRLRLSYETLSLPEEGQRLVVHLPADESTAMALDHLNGRKPGGLRAVSG
- a CDS encoding YceI family protein; protein product: MTQDNASRTPTATTLPLSSGDWELDPLHSAVNFTIRHLGIAKVRGRFTKIEAELYVGETADDVRVSAEIALTSIDTGNPDRDAHTRSADLLDVEKRPTMAFHSTRVSGQGEDWTMEGDLTIGDVTRPLTLAVDFGGVVDSPVDQRRHAGFEATGEIRRSDFGLDFGAGFLGDVVKVQLDMQFVEPGEPQGQGG
- the uvrA gene encoding excinuclease ABC subunit UvrA, which translates into the protein MADRLIVRGAREHNLKNVSLDLPRDSLIVFTGLSGSGKSSLAFDTIFAEGQRRYVESLSSYARQFLGQMDKPDVDFIEGLSPAVSIDQKSTSRNPRSTVGTITEVYDYLRLLFARIGKPHCPECSRPITRQSPQAIVDRVLELPEGSRFQVLSPLVRERKGEFVDLFADLQTKGYSRARVDGETIQLSSPPTLKKQEKHTIEVVIDRLTVKESAKRRLTDSVETALGLAGGMVVLDFVDLPEDDPERERMYSEHLYCPYDDLSFEELEPRSFSFNSPFGACPECSGIGTRMEVDPELIVPDEDKSLDEGAIHPWSHGHTKDYFGRLIGALADALGFRTDIPFAGLPLRARKALLHGHKTQIEVRYRNRYGRERLYTTPFEGALPFVKRRHGEAESDASRERFEGYMREVPCPTCEGTRLKPLVLAVTVMGKSIAEVSGMSISDCADFLGELKLDARDKKIAERVLKEVNERLRFLVDVGLDYLSLNRAAGTLSGGEAQRIRLATQIGSGLVGVLYVLDEPSIGLHQRDNHRLIETLVRLRDMGNTLIVVEHDEDTIKVADWIVDIGPGAGEHGGKVVHSGGLKELLANPESQTGQYLSGKKAIPVPDIRRPQDPSRRLTVHGARENNLQDIDVSFPLGVFTAVTGVSGSGKSTLVNDILYTHLARELNGARSVPGRHTRVDGDDLVDKVVHVDQSPIGRTPRSNPATYTGVFDHVRKLFAETTEAKVRGYLPGRFSFNVKGGRCENCAGDGTIKIEMNFLPDVYVPCEVCHGARYNRETLEVHYKGKSIADVLNMPIEEATEFFEAVPAIARHLNTLKDVGLGYVRLGQSATTLSGGEAQRVKLASELQRRSTGRTVYVLDEPTTGLHFEDISKLLKVLAGLVDKGNTVIVIEHNLDVIKTADWVVDMGPEGGAGGGLVIAEGTPEEIAGVSTSHTGKFLREVLGADRISDAAPVKAPRKAAAKKTVAAKTTARKTATAKTATAKATTVANSVATKKAAGATKKAAPAKKTTRAPKA